The Silurus meridionalis isolate SWU-2019-XX chromosome 16, ASM1480568v1, whole genome shotgun sequence genome has a segment encoding these proteins:
- the pdyn gene encoding proenkephalin-B, which translates to MEWYVLVLMLSLPSLSWADCSEQCLKCALQISDSPLNLLTCTLECEGTLASSTELERCEKILWERPEDELLEPAASNPVKRYGGFIKRIEKNKKNLLTSPWRENAIEKGLLAKKYGDAVLKVIQRNAPELTEDMEGEDVTSENEMGLYDSSLPRSEVKRYGGFRRKFVPKRSESEEQPDQQELQKRYGGFMRRIRPKLNWDNQKRYGGFLRRHFKISVRSDEEPSSYDEFGL; encoded by the exons ATGGAGTGGTACGTGTTGGTGTTGATGCTCAGCCTGCCTTCTCTCTCCTGGGCTGATTGCTCTGAACAGTGTCTCAAATGCGCTCTGCAAATCTCCGACTCACCTCTCAACCTGctg ACGTGCACTTTAGAGTGTGAAGGAACGCTTGCGTCCAGCACTGAGCTGGAGAGGTGCGAGAAGATTTTATGGGAACGACCCGAGGACGAGCTGCTGGAGCCGGCGGCGTCGAACCCAGTGAAACGCTACGGCGGATTCATAAAAAGGAtcgagaaaaacaaaaagaacctGCTGACCTCGCCCTGGAGGGAGAACGCTATCGAGAAAGGCTTACTGGCGAAGAAATACGGAGACGCCGTGCTGAAAGTGATCCAGAGGAACGCGCCCGAGCTGACCGAGGACATGGAAGGCGAAGACGTCACCTCGGAGAACGAAATGGGACTTTACGACAGCTCGCTTCCTCGGAGCGAGGTGAAGCGCTACGGCGGATTCCGGCGGAAATTCGTTCCCAAAAGAAGCGAGTCTGAAGAACAACCCGACCAGCAGGAGCTCCAGAAAAGATACGGAGGCTTTATGAGAAGAATCCGTCCCAAATTAAACTGGGACAACCAGAAGAGATATGGTGGCTTTTTACGCCGCCATTTTAAAATTTCGGTGCGTTCTGACGAGGAGCCGTCGTCATACGACGAATTTGGTCTTTAg